The window TGGAGGTGATGGTGATTGTACCGCGAACGAGCGCGGAGCGCGAGTGAGCGGCTCTTTTTAGTCCACCGGAAGACGCTTCGCGTCTTCCGAGCCTTGCTTCACTACGTTCAGCAAGACAGGTTTTTGCGAGGTCGTACGGAACGGCTGCGCCGTTCCGTGATGCCAGAAATCTCCGATTTCTGAGCAACCCTGAGCGAGCGCAGCGAGCGAACGGGGACGAGGAAAAAAGTGGGGCTTTAGATGTTGTCGACGATCTCGTCGGCGAACTCGCTGGTGGCGAGTTTCTCGCCGCCGTCGATCTGGCGGTGGATGTCGTAGGTGACCTTCTTCGCCGAGATCGCGGCCTCGACGGCGTCGTAGATCTTCTGGGCGGCGTCCTCCCAGCCCATCTGCTGGAACATGAGGCGACCCGAGAGGATCATCGCGGTCGGGTTGGCCTCGTCCTCGCCGGCGTGTTTCGGGGCGCTCCCGTGGACGGGTTCGGCGAGCACGCGGCCGTCGCCGAGGTTCGCGCCGGGGGCGATCCCGAGCCCGCCGATCTGAGCGCCGGCGGAGTCCGAGAGGTAGTCCCCGTTCAGGTTCGGCATCGCGAGCACGTCGTACTCCTCGGGGCGGAGGAGGAGCCACTGGAGCATCGCGTCGGCGATCCGGTCGTTGACCACGACGGTGTCCTCGGGGACGTCGCCGTCGCGCTGGTTCCAGAGGGTGTCCTCGGTGATGACCTCGTCGCCGTACTCCTCCTCGGCGACCTCGAAGCCCCAGTCGCGGAACTGCGCCTCGGTGAACTTCATGATGTTGCCCTTGTGGACCAGCGTCACCGAGTCGCGGTCGTTCTCGAGGGCGTAGTCGATCGCGCGGCGCACGAGGCGTTTGGTCCCGAACTCGGTGATCGGCTTGATGCCGATACCGACCTCGCCCTCGTGGATGGTGTTGTCGTAGCCCATCTCGTCTTCGACGAACTCGCGGACCTGCTCGACCTCCTCGGTGCCCTGCTCCCACTCGATGCCGGCGTAGACGTCCTCGGTGTTCTCCCGGAAGTTGACCATGTCCATCGCGTCGGGGTCCTTGACCGGCGAGGGGACGCCGTCGATGTGGTAGGTCGGTCGGACGTTGGCGTAGAGGTCGAGCCGTTTGCGGAGCGCGACGTTGAGGCTGCGATAGCCCGCGCCGACGGGGGTCGTCAGCGGGCCCTTGATGCCGACGTTGAACTCGCGGAAGGCTTCGAGGGTGTCGTCCGGCAGGTTCTCGTCGTACTTCTCGCGTGCGGACTCGCCGGCGTAGACACGCATCCAGTTGATCTCGCGGCCCGTCGCCTCGGCGGCCGCGCCGAGGACCTTCTGGGCTGCGGGACCGATGTCGACGCCGATACCGTCGCCGTGGATGATCGGGATGATGGGGCCGTCGGGGACATCGAACCCGTCGTCTACGGCTTCGATCTGTGAACCGTTCGTCGGGACTTCGACCCGGTCATAAGACATACCGAAGATTCAAACGGACGCGCTAAAAGGTCTGGCTTTCTCGTTCGCGCGCCGGTTCGGGACGGTTATTCGTCCACCGGGTGAACCCCAGCCGTGCAGCTCATCGTCCACGGTGGAGCCAGCGAGACGCCCGACGAACCCGACCGACGGCAGGCGGTCCTCGACGAAGCCGTCGCGGTCGGTGCCGAGGAAGCTACCCCCGCAGCGGCGGTCGTGAGCGCGGTCGGCGTGCTCGAATCCAGCCCACGGTTCAACGCCGGCGTCGGCGGGGCGGTCCAGTCCGACGGGGTGGTCAGAACCGACGCAGGTCTGATGACCCACGACAGGCGGGTCGGGGCGGCCTGCTCGATGCCGGGCGTCGAGCACGCCGCCGCGGTCGCCCGTCTCGTGATGGACGAAACCCCGCACGTCTTCGTCTCGGGCGAACACGCCGTCGGGCTCGCCGACGAGTTCGGGGTCGAAATCGACGCCGACCTCACCACCGACCGAACCCGCGAGCGGTGGGCCGACGCCGATCCCCCGACGGATCCCCGTGCCCATCTCGACTGGGTTCGCGAGGAGTACGGCGGGTCGGATACCGTCGGCGCGGTCGCGGTGGACGACGGACGGGTCGCGACCGCGACCTCGACCGGCGGGCGGTGGGCAGCGCTCGCGGGTCGCGTGGGCGACGTCCCGCAGGTCGGGAGCGGTTTTTTCGCCACACCCGCCGGCGGCGCGAGCGCGACCGGTGCGGGCGAGGACATCGTCCGTGTGACGCTCACACGGGAGGCCGTCCGGCAGCTCGAAGCCGGCGCGAGTCCACAGACCGCTGCCGACCGGGCGCTCGCCGAGTTCGACGAGGTGACGGGATCCACGGCGGGGCTCATCGTGCTCGACGGCGAGGGGCGGGCGGGGAGCGCGTACAACTCGGCCGCGATGCAGACGAGCACCGGACCCTGAGAACGCCAGACCTTTTGCTCGAACCGGCGTAGTCGGCGTATGAGCGACGAATCGGTGGACCTCGAAGCCGAGCAGTACGAGAAACACCGCGAAGCGGGCGCGATCCTCGCCCAGGTTCGTGAGGAGGCCGCCGAGCGCGTCGAGGTAGGGGTGTCCCACCTCGAGGTCGCCGAGTGGACCGAGGAACGCATCCGCGAACTCGGTGGCGAACCGGCGTTTCCCGTAAATATCTCGATCGACGAGGAGGCCGCCCACGCCTCGCCGAGCGCCGACGACGAGACCACCTTCGGCGAGGAGATGGTCAACCTCGACATCGGGGTCCACATCGACGGCTGGCTCGCCGACACCGCCGTCACGGTGGACCTCTCCGGCAATCCCGACCTCGCCGAAGCGCCCGAGCGCGCGCTCGACGCCGCGCTCGAACTCGTCGAAGCCGGTGTCGAGACGGGCACGATCGGCGCACGGATCGAGGAGGTCATCGAGGACGCGGGCTTCAAGCCGGTCGTCAATCTGACGGGGCACGGCCTCGCGCGCTGGGAGCAGCACACCCCACCGAACATCCCGAATCGGGCGGTGAGCCAGAGCGTGACCCTCGACGTCGGCGACGTGGTCGCCGTCGAGCCCTTCGCCACCGACGGCAGCGGGAAGGTCGGCGAGGGCAACAAGGTCGAGATTTATGGACTCGACCGGGAGGGGTCGGTCCGGAACAACGACGCGCGTGCGGCGCTCGACCAGATCACCGAGGAGTTCCGGACGCTGCCGTTCGCCGCCCGGTGGCTCGACGTCGACCGCCCCGAGATGGCGCTCCGGCGACTCGAACGCCAGAACATCGTCCACAGCTACCCCGTGCTCAAGGAAGCCGAGGGGAACCTCGTGAGCCAGAAGGAACACACCGTCATCGTCACCGAGGACGGCTGCGAGATAACCACCCAGCGCTGAACTGACCGCTCCGGCCGACGAACGGAACCGAGGTGGTGCTCGTCGTTTCGCTGTTCGTCACCCTCAACGGGTCGCTGGGGACCGAACGGGAGCACTCCACGATAGTCGGTGACCGAGGGAGCTACTCGGCACTAAGCGGGGGATATGCCACTTCCCACCGGTGGTCGTCGGGATCGGCGAAGTAGCCGGAGTACCCACCCCAGAAGGTCTCCTGAGCCGGTTTCACGATACGTCCACCCGAAGCCGCTGCCTCGTCGAGAACCGCGTCGACCGCCTCCTTCGTCGATACGTTGTGGGCGATGGTGACCCCGGAGAAACCGCCGTCGTCCGTGGCCGCTGCGTCTTCGGCGAGCAGGTCCTTCGGGTAGAGCGAGAGCCACGCGCCGTCGAGGGAGAAGAACGCGACATCGCTGTCGTCCGCCCGGTCCTGCATCGGCAACCCGAGACCGTCCCGGTAGAATCGGATGGAGCCGGCGAGGTCCGATACACCGAGCGTGAGGAGCGTGATCCGTGGATCCATAGGAGGGAGAGGGGGGCAGTGACGATAAGCCGTCTCGACGGACCGGCCGATCGACGCGAGCGATCACGTCGTGAACGTGGGGAGAAGTCCTCACGGGGCCGACGACACCGACCGCGCTTCCCCGTCTATTCGATCGGGTTCGTGCGCACCACCGTCAGGTCCCTGTCGGGACCGATGCCGACGGCGTAGACGGGCGTGTCGAGTTCGTCGCCGAGGTAGTCGAGATACGTCCGCGCGTTCTCGGGGAGCGCGTCGTAGCCGCTTTCGGCGACCGCCTCCCAGTCGGCGTCCGGCCAGCCCTCGAACTCCCGGAGGACCGCCTCGCACTCGCTCCAGCGCTCGGTGGTCGCGGGCATCGTGCGCCGTTCCTCGCCGTCGAGGTCGTAGGCGTGGCCGACCTTCACCTCGTCGAGCCCCGCGAGGGTGTCGATGTGGTTGACCGCGAGACCGGTGAAGCCGCTGGCGCGGGTCGCGTGCCGGAGCATCGGCATGTCGAGCCAGCCGACGCGGCGCGGTCGGCCCGTGACGGTACCGTACTCGCCACCCTCGTCGCGGATGTAGCTCGCGAGCTCCTCCTTGTCGTCGTCCGCGTCGCCTTCGTAGCCGGGTGTGTCGCCCTCGACGCCGGCGAGTTCGGTCGGCATCGGACCGCTCCCGACGCGGGTGAGGTAGGCCTTGACGACCCCGACGACCTCGCCGTCGCCGACGACGGAGGGGCCGAGTCCCGTTCCCGTCGCGGCACCACCCGCGGTGGGGTTCGAGGAAGTCACGTAGGGGTAGTTGCCGTGGTCGATGTCGATCAGCGTCCCCTGTGCGCCCTCGAACATGACCCGCTGGTCGTCGTCGAGGCGGTCGGCGAGGAACTCGCCGGCGTGGACGAGCATCCCCTCGGTTTCGAGGCGCTCGGCGTACTCGTGGTACTCCTCGTAGAGGGCGTTGACGTCGAACTCGTCGCCGACCTCGGCCCCGAAGACCTCCTCGGCGAGCGCGCGTTTCTGCGGGACGACGTACTCCAGTTTGTCCCGGAGAACGTTCGAGTCGACGAGGTCGCCGACGCGAAGGCCGCGCCGTCCCGCCTTGTCCTCGTAGGTCGGCCCGATACCGCGGCCGGTGGTGCCGACGACCTCGCCGCCTTCGTCCTTCGCCGTCTCCTCGATGCCGTCGAGGACGCGGTGATAGGGGAAGATCACGTGTGCGCGACGGGCGACCCGAACGTCCGGGTCGAGGCCGCGCTCGCGGAGCGCGTCGATCTCCTCGAATAGCGTGGCGGGGTTGACGACGCAGCCGTTGCCGAGCACGCCGGTCTTGCCGCGGACGACGCCGCTCGGCACGAGCGAGAGTTTGTAGGTCTCGCCCTCGTGAACGACGGTGTGGCCGGCGTTGTCGCCGCCCTGGTACCGACAGACGACGTCGACGTGCTCGCTCCAGCGGTCGACCATCCCGCCTTTGCCCTCGTCGCCGAGCTGTGCGCCGACGATGGTGACTGTCATGCCCGAGAGTTCGCCGTTCGGGATAAACCGATTACGGTGTGTCGACGACCGTGCTCGTGGAAACCCGACCGTTGGGCGGTCCGTGTGCGGTCGCCGTAACGCGTTCGGGACACAGGCCAGAAAGTATATGACATCTGCTACCAAATCCGAACGAACGGAACGAGGGGCGGGTGCTGCCGGCGGGCGTGGCAGAACCTTTAAAACCCTCTCTCACGAGTTAACAAGTGCCATGATAGACAGACTCGAAAAAGAGGTCGACATGCTCGAACGCCACCTCCAGGTCCTGCGAATGGTGATCGAGAGCGAACCGATCGGTATCGTGAAGATGTCCAACGAGACGGGCTACCCCCATCACAAGGTCCGGTACTCGCTTCGCGTCCTCGAGGAGGAATCCCTGATAGAGCCCTCGAGCCAGGGCGCGATCACCACCGACCACACCGAGGAGTTCGTCGACGACCTCGACGGCAAGGTCGACGGGATCGTCGAGAAGCTCGACGGCATGAAGATCGGCACAGCGGCCGAGGCCTGACCTACTCCTTCTGGTTCGCCCGCCACTCCCGGCGGAGCAATCCATACTGTATCGTATCGCGGTACTCGCCGTCGACGAACCGAGCCTCGCGGCCGCGACCCTCCCAGGTGAAACCGAGCGATTCGAGCACGCCGCGCGAGGCGGCGTTGTAATCGAAGGCGTGGGCCGCGATGCTGTGGATGTCGTAGGTTCGAAAGAGGCTCTCGATAGCGAGCGCGACCGCCTCCGTCCCGTAGCCTTCACCGTGATACTCCGGCGCGAGCCAGTAGGCCAGCATCGGGCGGTCCCAGTCGACGTGGGTCGCGTTGACCACGCCGATCGGGGTGGTCTCGTCCGCCGCGGGATGGCCCGGCCCCGCCCCCTCGCTATCGAGACAGACGAGGAAGTTGGCGTGGTCGTCGCTCTCAACGAACTCCTCGAAGCCCTCCTCGACTTGGTGTTCGTTCTCGTGGCCGACCATCCCGAGCGGGTAGCGGATCGCGGGGTTGGCGTGGCCACGCTGGACGAACGCGCTGTCGTCGCGTTCGATCGTCCGAAGCGTGATCCGCTCGCCGGCC is drawn from Halococcus salsus and contains these coding sequences:
- the icd gene encoding isocitrate dehydrogenase (NADP(+)) gives rise to the protein MSYDRVEVPTNGSQIEAVDDGFDVPDGPIIPIIHGDGIGVDIGPAAQKVLGAAAEATGREINWMRVYAGESAREKYDENLPDDTLEAFREFNVGIKGPLTTPVGAGYRSLNVALRKRLDLYANVRPTYHIDGVPSPVKDPDAMDMVNFRENTEDVYAGIEWEQGTEEVEQVREFVEDEMGYDNTIHEGEVGIGIKPITEFGTKRLVRRAIDYALENDRDSVTLVHKGNIMKFTEAQFRDWGFEVAEEEYGDEVITEDTLWNQRDGDVPEDTVVVNDRIADAMLQWLLLRPEEYDVLAMPNLNGDYLSDSAGAQIGGLGIAPGANLGDGRVLAEPVHGSAPKHAGEDEANPTAMILSGRLMFQQMGWEDAAQKIYDAVEAAISAKKVTYDIHRQIDGGEKLATSEFADEIVDNI
- a CDS encoding isoaspartyl peptidase/L-asparaginase; protein product: MQLIVHGGASETPDEPDRRQAVLDEAVAVGAEEATPAAAVVSAVGVLESSPRFNAGVGGAVQSDGVVRTDAGLMTHDRRVGAACSMPGVEHAAAVARLVMDETPHVFVSGEHAVGLADEFGVEIDADLTTDRTRERWADADPPTDPRAHLDWVREEYGGSDTVGAVAVDDGRVATATSTGGRWAALAGRVGDVPQVGSGFFATPAGGASATGAGEDIVRVTLTREAVRQLEAGASPQTAADRALAEFDEVTGSTAGLIVLDGEGRAGSAYNSAAMQTSTGP
- the map gene encoding type II methionyl aminopeptidase, giving the protein MSDESVDLEAEQYEKHREAGAILAQVREEAAERVEVGVSHLEVAEWTEERIRELGGEPAFPVNISIDEEAAHASPSADDETTFGEEMVNLDIGVHIDGWLADTAVTVDLSGNPDLAEAPERALDAALELVEAGVETGTIGARIEEVIEDAGFKPVVNLTGHGLARWEQHTPPNIPNRAVSQSVTLDVGDVVAVEPFATDGSGKVGEGNKVEIYGLDREGSVRNNDARAALDQITEEFRTLPFAARWLDVDRPEMALRRLERQNIVHSYPVLKEAEGNLVSQKEHTVIVTEDGCEITTQR
- a CDS encoding VOC family protein, which codes for MDPRITLLTLGVSDLAGSIRFYRDGLGLPMQDRADDSDVAFFSLDGAWLSLYPKDLLAEDAAATDDGGFSGVTIAHNVSTKEAVDAVLDEAAASGGRIVKPAQETFWGGYSGYFADPDDHRWEVAYPPLSAE
- a CDS encoding adenylosuccinate synthase, translating into MTVTIVGAQLGDEGKGGMVDRWSEHVDVVCRYQGGDNAGHTVVHEGETYKLSLVPSGVVRGKTGVLGNGCVVNPATLFEEIDALRERGLDPDVRVARRAHVIFPYHRVLDGIEETAKDEGGEVVGTTGRGIGPTYEDKAGRRGLRVGDLVDSNVLRDKLEYVVPQKRALAEEVFGAEVGDEFDVNALYEEYHEYAERLETEGMLVHAGEFLADRLDDDQRVMFEGAQGTLIDIDHGNYPYVTSSNPTAGGAATGTGLGPSVVGDGEVVGVVKAYLTRVGSGPMPTELAGVEGDTPGYEGDADDDKEELASYIRDEGGEYGTVTGRPRRVGWLDMPMLRHATRASGFTGLAVNHIDTLAGLDEVKVGHAYDLDGEERRTMPATTERWSECEAVLREFEGWPDADWEAVAESGYDALPENARTYLDYLGDELDTPVYAVGIGPDRDLTVVRTNPIE
- a CDS encoding GNAT family N-acetyltransferase, encoding MPGARVEAGERITLRTIERDDSAFVQRGHANPAIRYPLGMVGHENEHQVEEGFEEFVESDDHANFLVCLDSEGAGPGHPAADETTPIGVVNATHVDWDRPMLAYWLAPEYHGEGYGTEAVALAIESLFRTYDIHSIAAHAFDYNAASRGVLESLGFTWEGRGREARFVDGEYRDTIQYGLLRREWRANQKE